A stretch of Arctopsyche grandis isolate Sample6627 chromosome 9, ASM5162203v2, whole genome shotgun sequence DNA encodes these proteins:
- the nudE gene encoding nuclear distribution protein nudE isoform X1, whose product MDPPDLSTERDQIKHYRELAEQYYQKNVDLQKEFDDYTTASAQLEKELETTIDQKEKTVRELRQQNQRLDRETENLKKRNDRLQQEYSQMENELKVLKNEKERHLSYIRELEQTNDDLERTRRVVTESVAGIETLLNQAYERIAVLESEVEEREGLRTKLQRVTDELRDVKQELYVKEVVPNGNSPATPAVRKSSIDQNDVSKKLFNGHIAVDSNRLMETETQTSLTGTPLKCDVTLNGNTMTPSSRISALNIVGDLLRKVGLERFLCPECSKVRCICLKIEKTSLPDKEEVQNVHCQSPSADTEPTRLSFFNFSKLRISQPELVVPYNSNDESRLTNTESSQLPTQSDVEFQNEKNNSTNSTTNSSKAALPKDVCINLFRNSSIRRSNAVPRPPPRSPTKGKPNV is encoded by the exons ATGGATCCGCCTGACTTGTCTACCGAACGAGATCAAATTAAGCACTATCGTGAACTTGCTGAGCAATACTATCAaaa AAATGTAGATTTACAAAAAGAATTTGATGATTACACCACAGCATCAGCTCAATTAGAAAAAGAGCTGGAAACCACtattgatcaaaaagaaaagACAGTTCGTGAATTAcgacaacaaaatcaaagattgGACAGagaaactgaaaatttaaaG aaaAGAAATGATAGACTTCAACAAGAATACTCTCAAATGGAAAATGAActtaaagttttaaaaaatgaaaaagagcgTCATTTATCTTATATAAGAGAATTAGAACAAACCAATGATGATTTAGAAAGGACTCGAag AGTTGTAACTGAATCGGTAGCCGGAATTGAAACTCTTTTAAATCAAGCCTATGAAAGAATCGCTGTTTTAGAAAGTGAAGTTGAGGAAAGAGAAGGTTTACGTACTAAACTTCAACGTGTAACCGATGAACTTAGAG ATGTAAAGCAAGAGTTGTATGTTAAAGAAGTTGTACCCAATGGAAATAGTCCTGCTACCCCAGCTGTTAGGAAATCTAGCATAGATCAAAATGATGTTAGCAAAAAACTCTTTAACGGACACATTGCCGTGGACTCGAATCGTTTGATGGAAACCGAAACCCAGACAAGCCTAACAGGCACTCCATTAAAAT GTGATGTGACTTTAAATGGCAATACCATGACACCGTCATCAAGAATTTCGGCACTTAATATTGTAGGCGATCTGCTCCGTAAAGTTGGG CTTGAAAGATTTCTTTGCCCCGAATGCAGTAAAGTTAGGtgtatttgtttgaaaattgaaaaaacttcACTCCCAGATAAAGAGGAAGTCCAGAACGTGCACTGTCAGTCTCCGTCGGCAGATACTGAACCAACTCGATTGTCATTCTTTAACTTTAGCAAGTTAAGGATTTCTCAACCTGAATTAGTTGTGCCATATAATTCTAACGATGAGTCTCGTTTAACGAATACTGAATCTAGTCAATTACCGACTCAAAGTGATGtagagtttcaaaatgaaaaaaataattccacAAACAGTACAACGAATAGTAGCAAAGCCGCTCTCCCGAAAGATGTGtgcattaatttatttagaaattcatCAATAAGAAGATCTAATGCCGTACCTAGACCGCCCCCAAGATCTCCAACTAAAGGAAAGCCAAATGTATAG
- the nudE gene encoding nuclear distribution protein nudE isoform X2: MDPPDLSTERDQIKHYRELAEQYYQKNVDLQKEFDDYTTASAQLEKELETTIDQKEKTVRELRQQNQRLDRETENLKKRNDRLQQEYSQMENELKVLKNEKERHLSYIRELEQTNDDLERTRRVVTESVAGIETLLNQAYERIAVLESEVEEREGLRTKLQRVTDELRDVKQELYVKEVVPNGNSPATPAVRKSSIDQNDVSKKLFNGHIAVDSNRLMETETQTSLTGTPLKCDVTLNGNTMTPSSRISALNIVGDLLRKVGGLESKLASCRAPTHTRDSSHGSSDFTRDPYRMRRIGSRGPSSPAITPNYIH, from the exons ATGGATCCGCCTGACTTGTCTACCGAACGAGATCAAATTAAGCACTATCGTGAACTTGCTGAGCAATACTATCAaaa AAATGTAGATTTACAAAAAGAATTTGATGATTACACCACAGCATCAGCTCAATTAGAAAAAGAGCTGGAAACCACtattgatcaaaaagaaaagACAGTTCGTGAATTAcgacaacaaaatcaaagattgGACAGagaaactgaaaatttaaaG aaaAGAAATGATAGACTTCAACAAGAATACTCTCAAATGGAAAATGAActtaaagttttaaaaaatgaaaaagagcgTCATTTATCTTATATAAGAGAATTAGAACAAACCAATGATGATTTAGAAAGGACTCGAag AGTTGTAACTGAATCGGTAGCCGGAATTGAAACTCTTTTAAATCAAGCCTATGAAAGAATCGCTGTTTTAGAAAGTGAAGTTGAGGAAAGAGAAGGTTTACGTACTAAACTTCAACGTGTAACCGATGAACTTAGAG ATGTAAAGCAAGAGTTGTATGTTAAAGAAGTTGTACCCAATGGAAATAGTCCTGCTACCCCAGCTGTTAGGAAATCTAGCATAGATCAAAATGATGTTAGCAAAAAACTCTTTAACGGACACATTGCCGTGGACTCGAATCGTTTGATGGAAACCGAAACCCAGACAAGCCTAACAGGCACTCCATTAAAAT GTGATGTGACTTTAAATGGCAATACCATGACACCGTCATCAAGAATTTCGGCACTTAATATTGTAGGCGATCTGCTCCGTAAAGTTGGG gGACTTGAATCAAAATTAGCTTCATGTAGAGCTCCTACACATACTCGGGACTCGTCGCATGGTTCATCTGATTTTACTAGAGATCCTTACAG AATGCGCAGAATCGGCAGTCGAGGTCCGTCATCGCCAGCTATTACTCCAAATTATATTCACTGA